In Sesamum indicum cultivar Zhongzhi No. 13 unplaced genomic scaffold, S_indicum_v1.0 scaffold00228, whole genome shotgun sequence, the DNA window CTGGGTTAGCTTGAGCTAAGCTGCATAAATTAAATGACGACCTTGTTTTAGTAAGGTAATGAGCTGAATTTGGGGTATCTTGATTGATCCTTTAACCTCATTTATATCCTTATCAACTAAATTGACTGTCTTAAGAACATGAAGTTCTTGTTGGTGTACTTGAAATTGTCCTTTATCAGAAAAGATTCGTGATCCTTACAACCTGTTATATGGCCCATCCTCTACTCTGAGTTCTTTAATGtttttgctattttgtttGTGCATGCAGCTCCAGAGGTGGTTGAAAAGCCAGGTGATAATTCACTATCACGGCTCAAGATGTTATATATTCAAGCAAAAGAGCTATCTGAGAGTGAAGTGACGTATGTTTGAGTTTGCCTTATTCCCTATTTAAGATGTTTCTGATTTTCTCAGTCTTTAGTTTCgtttgcaatttttccaaCCAACTTAATGACTTAAGTCGGAGATACTGCTGAAGTTAGTATCTGGATCTTGTATGAGAATCACTCGGTTCAACTTTAACTCCTGTTTGCCTAGCAGGCACAGGCACAGACACCAATCAACATTCTTTCTTATTTGTACACCACAGTATCCTCattcgtaattatattaaaccaTCCATTGTGATGGACATTTCTTCTGAGCTACATTGTTTCTTTGAATCTGTAGGATTTCCAGTCAATTGTTAGGACAACTGGATGCATTAATGCCTTCTGGAGCGCAAGGACAACATAGAAGAAGGATAGGTTTGTACCTTTGACTAGCAAATTTTGTAACAGACGTACTAGTTCTGTCTATGtggtattaaaaaattttattactgcTAAAGCTGTGAGCTGATCTTAGTTGGAATTTCATTCTTCTGGTATGGCCACACATTAggcatatttaatttattcatccACCTCAACAGTAGCACGAGGTCCAATATCATTGTGTATTAAGTCTACATTGTTGTAAtctcaagaaaatgaaattacacTTGAATTAGACGGTATCTGCCTATATATTGGTGACTCTCATTAATTTCTGGAACCTTTTGTCCATGTAACTCATCTCTACTCAATATAACTTCAAAACTTGATGAACCACAGAAGGCAGTGAGcataagaaaaagagaatgaaGGCTGATTCAGAAATCCCGAGACAGTCTCCTTCCATGCGAAGCCACCTAGAGTCTCTAGCAAATTTAAAGGGTGAACAAGTATGTGTTTAGCTTACATTCTTTATCCACTCAATCATTtcctgtcaatttttttttgtctgcTTGGACATTGgacattctctctctctctctctctctctctatatatatatatatatatatatgcataccATTGTAATGCAAATATTACTATGGTGCTGGAGATGCAAATGTCTTTCGGATTTTAAAATTGCACATAATTTAGGTGGCAGCAAGGGTCACTCAAGAGGATGCAGGAAAGGATGAATGGTTCGTTGTTAAAGTAATCCATTTTGACAAGGAAACAAGAGAGTAAGTGCTGTTCCTTGATTGTGACAACTTTATCAGCAAGCTCTTCTCAATCCTTGCTGGAAGCATTGAGAAAACTTTAGGCATTGGTATGAGATAGGAATAAGCAGATCAGACTGCATATGCTATTTTAGGGGCCTGCACTGATACATCTATTCATTTTGCCTCTCATTGTTGTATCTCTATGTAGATTTGAGGTCCTGGACGAGGAACCAGGTGATGATGAAGAGAGCACTGGACAGAGGTTGGAACTTTCTTCTATCCTTGTTTTTGgatgtattgatttattttggtttaatCACCCGGTATTACTCTCAACTTACTGCATAGCTCAAGATATATTTtgtgtctttcttttttccttttgatgGCTCTACCTAAAGCAAGCAACCTGTTGATTTTGACATAAAATGACATTCGCACGACACTTTATAAACCTATTTGAAATGTATAAGCTAACAATTTGGGTCTTGCTGACAGTTATAGATGAGTAAACAATGAAGAATTTCCTTAACTAGCATTTGACCTCCCACGATCGCTAGTCAtctactttaattatttagtaaattatgCATCTATTTGTCATTGTTGACAGATATGCGGTATGCTATAATTGATTGTCTACAGTTGTATTTTAGTTCTTAAATGAAAGGTAgaggaaaatttgaaaataagaaGGGTTATTGTTTCTAGGTATGATGAATTGATGACTATAATTATGTTCCACAAACTAATAATGCATAAGTTTACAATGTATATGTGTCCACTAGCATGCATTAATTGTTGCAGTTTGTGATACCCTGTTCTGTCTTTATGTAGAAATCCAtatgtcaaaagcataatggTTATGTTTAATGGCTAACTTTGGCGCTGCTGACATTCTGTTTCAATATTCATGATTAGCTCATTGGATAAGACAAGGCTTTAGAATTACCCTTTACATTTATATCCTGGATGATTTTGACATACACTCAATCACGCCATGTATTTTCTCTGTCTTGCTGCTTTCAGAAAATACAAGTTGCCTATGTCACATATTATACCTTTTCCTAAGCGCAACGATCTCTCCAGTGTCCCTGACTTTCCTCCTGGAAGACATGTTTTGGCAGTTTATCCAGAAACCACTGCACTATATAAAGCAACTGTTGTCCAGGCTCGTAAGGTATGCTTTGCTCATTATTTGTTGCTTGTATAGATAACATAATGCAAAGTAAATAATGGGAAACTAactatttcttatttttatgtataccATGATGCTTGTGATTTACTATCATTCAGAGGAAGATTGATGAGTAAGTAACTTTACTTCTCTTTGTTTCTAAATGCTACCTTCTTCTGATGCAACGGAAAATAATGTGACATATTAGTTAAAGCTGCATGTTGATATTACAATATGTTATTACTTATTACGGGAATTCATTTTTGGCACTGACAGCTACATTTTGgaatttgatgatgatgaggaggaTGGATCTTTGCCTCAACGATCGGTACCCTTCCACAGGGTTGTTCCTCTCCCCGAAGGATATCGACAGTGATTATATTCTGTTTATAGCTGTAAAAAGTTGTGAGGGGCTTATGCCTAATGTATTTACTTTAACCTTATaatgacaagaaaaagaaccaGTGTGTATCCACTTTAATCCAGAGCAGCATTAGTTCATCACCACTCATGGATTTTCCAGAGCAGCATTAGTTCATCACCACACATGGATTTTCCAGAGCAGCATTAGTCATCCAATTTACTTTCTTGCACAGTAATGCATAATGCTTCAGTAATTAGGATTGATGAAATTCTTGGATGTTGATTGTTGGATGAGAGGGCATATAATCAAAGGATGAAAAGAGGAATGACCTGATTTCTCCGATAGGTGCTTTGGGTCTGGTGAGGATGGAACATTTATGCGAATAGgtcaaaaacaattaaatgagGCTGTACTCGACTTCTCAAGTGACTGAGTGCGGCAATGCATTATGCGTCAAACTGAGAAATTGCCCTTCTTGGCAAAGCCATAACTGAACAACTAAAGAAGAAAGTACTTAAGATGTTACATGGTATATAACTGCATTTATGAGATAATAAATGTCTTTTGTGGTTTACGTCACCATGCTACTAAAAGAGGCTTTATAGAATTGAAGGTGCATTTTGTTTTAAGTTAGCTTAATCGAGGATCATAACCAAGTTAACCACAATTAAGATAGCTGCTATGATCCATTTATGTTCATAAAAATGCTTGCACATCGTTAAACCGCTTTTTAGTGGTAAAACAACGTCGTTAGTTTGACAATTAACATTTGACTATGCCTTCTGGCATGCTCGTGAGATTGGTATTGGTGGATCGGAGAAAGAACCATCAACGATATGGTTTGCAATCCAACGGTTTGCAGCTTCAGAGTAGTGCACGCCATCCCAGCTTATGACTTTAGAAGGATTAGCACAAGAACCAGCAAAGACTTCACTTCCATTTACATTTGCTTTATTACCGCACCAAACATCATAGCCTATTCCATGATGCCCGCAGCAGATCTTGAAAGGGTCCTCAAACCCTGTGAACAACAGAAACGATGCtcattaaaaagtaattttgcTGTGTTTTCTACGAAAATctcattcaaaaattgaaattacaagTCTTTTTTCTCTGGGATAAAGTTCAGGAAGAGGGTTGGTGGAGTTCACCTAcctaatttttgtctctctttAGTATTTGACTTAAAACAACCATGTGATAATATGAGTGATTTGAAATTCTTCAGACAAGAGCAGATTCTTGTTCACGAGGTTTGTCTATTAGCATCGGGTACGActataattagtgataattatttttctcaaatcttgaaccaaacatattTTGAAGAAAGCCATAGTTCAACTACTAAAATGCATGCATCATGATAGCAATAGCCAGCATGTTGTCTGGAAACAATGAATTTCAGTATTCACACAATCATGATCCAAACACACAGAAAACTTTGACTCAAGAAAGTAATCATCACCTTGATTCTTTGCATTGGTGATTAATTCATGCTTGGCCCTATACATATCGACATGGATAATCCTGGCCTCAGTAAGCTTCAACCTTAGCTCGACAATTTCATTCTTGAGCAGTCTGTTGAATTCGATAGCTATCTCATTTTGGTTCATGACACAACCATGCTCATCAAGGTACCCTGGCACAGGATCTTGCACCTTAACTGTGGCCACCGGCAAACAGCCGATTGGGCCGGTGTTGTGTATCCAGAAAGTTCTTGCACCTCTTTGATATAGGTTCTGCCATGTTAATCATATGCAATACAGCCCATAAAAAGCTCTGaacaaaaggaagaaaatagtATTAACtgcttttttttatcatttttatactGCAGCTTACTTGGACTTGTGCTGTAAACTGGCTGGCTATATTAGGTAGAGCTGCGCTCTGGAGTTCAAAGCTTGACTTCCGGAGAACTGCCGCAACATCGTTCTGCCCTATATCAACTATGAAAAGAGCCTTTGAGAAGTCCTGAGGCCTCGGCAGCATTTTCTTGAAAGACTTGTTTTTGGctgaaaatcataaaaaataaatccaagtgaagaaaaattaaggCATCAATGTGATTATATCTTTAAGAGAGTTCTGTTTGGACCTTTGTAGAAATAAgctgttttttctttaaactGAGTGTAGTGCTCAACTTGGATTTCAAGACAGAAGGGGCTGACTCCATTGTCAAACCAAGACTCGTTTGGCCGCATTATGGTTGCACCACCTGTTGCAAAGTTTGCACCGTGCCGGTAATTGGATCCTATTGAATCAAGGTATGGACTCAAATATGGTAGCCCCAGATGACCAGCTTCAAGAGTTGGATACAGATGAGATCCCAGAGAAAGAAATAGGGTGAAACTGATTATTTTCATGGACTTGGATAAATTTCTTACCAATGAAGTCTATGATCAGACGGCCATCAGAGGCCCTTCCCACTGGTCTATGGAAGTAAGTCTGGCCGCAAGGCAATACCGGTGGATAGAATGCTGCTGCTATTCCGCCCGTGTCTGAATTCGAATCACCGAAGTTGTAAATTGCAGGGTAAACACAGGCTGGTGAGTTTATCTCACCGGCATTTGCTATGAATGCCGATGTGAGTAAGAGCCCAAGAACAGAAACTGTGAACAATTCCATCACAGCACCAAATTCTGTTCTGATTCTAGGACTGGAGTTTTGGACAGCCACatcagttatatatatatatatatatatatatagagagagagagagagagagagagaccatGTGCTTTTGACGCACAAAATTCCATGAGACGAAAGTGATTTGCATATTTAATACAGAAACATCTGCTGGTTGACTAATGTGTTCTAAAGGTAGTCAAAAAGGAGTTTTGGTTATGTTCTAAATTTCAACAAGTCGATCTTGTAATGGATTTACTGTAATCTCATTCTCCCTGGTTTAGATCACTTTAAGTTGGAATTCAGCTGCTACAGTTTCTTTACAATTTCCCCCCACAGTTACTCTGATATATCAGATTCCATCCATGCTGTAGATAAACCAGCCGAGAAGTTTCTTTAACTGAGACATGTGCTTATGGTTTGCTTTTGTTACTGAGATATTTTGGTGATTTTCTCCAATTAAGTGTTCATGCGACTCCATTTTAGAAAGATCAGAGATTATGTTAGATTGTAAGATTGTAATTAGCTGACTCTAATTTTTTGTCAGAAGCATCAGCACGAAGCTTATTGATTTAGTAAAGAAGGCTTCGCTTCAAATTATGTATCTATTATCTCTACTCCTACCTGAGAGTGAACAGATATCGGATTTACTACAAAAGCAATTTTAGATGAACATTTATAAGTTGCCAGTTAAGTTGATTGCACACCAACTCAGTTTTATGATTTCAGCGGTAACACTGCCCGACAGATGCTTCTGATTGAGCTAAGGATAAGCATAATGAGTAGTAAAAAACTGGAAGTTACATTTTCATGAATATTTGCTATAATGTGGACTATATGCTCAATGCTTAAGACATGCATGGGCAATGGGCATTGGAGGATCAGAAAATGAGCCGTTGGCTATGCGATTGGCAATCCAGTGATTAGCTGCCTGAGAGTAATGCACCCCGTCCCAACTTATACATGCTGCTGGAGAGCCACAAGCGGCACCCACGATTTCCGAGCCGTTGATCACTACTCTCTGCCCACACCAGA includes these proteins:
- the LOC105179861 gene encoding SAGA-associated factor 29 isoform X1, which translates into the protein MSSPDIAGILDNSKELDRLRKEQEEVLIEINKMHKKLQATPEVVEKPGDNSLSRLKMLYIQAKELSESEVTISSQLLGQLDALMPSGAQGQHRRRIEGSEHKKKRMKADSEIPRQSPSMRSHLESLANLKGEQVAARVTQEDAGKDEWFVVKVIHFDKETREFEVLDEEPGDDEESTGQRKYKLPMSHIIPFPKRNDLSSVPDFPPGRHVLAVYPETTALYKATVVQARKRKIDDYILEFDDDEEDGSLPQRSVPFHRVVPLPEGYRQ
- the LOC105179861 gene encoding SAGA-associated factor 29 isoform X2 encodes the protein MSSPDIAGILDNSKELDRLRKEQEEVLIEINKMHKKLQATPEVVEKPGDNSLSRLKMLYIQAKELSESEVTISSQLLGQLDALMPSGAQGQHRRRIGSEHKKKRMKADSEIPRQSPSMRSHLESLANLKGEQVAARVTQEDAGKDEWFVVKVIHFDKETREFEVLDEEPGDDEESTGQRKYKLPMSHIIPFPKRNDLSSVPDFPPGRHVLAVYPETTALYKATVVQARKRKIDDYILEFDDDEEDGSLPQRSVPFHRVVPLPEGYRQ
- the LOC105179862 gene encoding GDSL esterase/lipase At5g14450; amino-acid sequence: MELFTVSVLGLLLTSAFIANAGEINSPACVYPAIYNFGDSNSDTGGIAAAFYPPVLPCGQTYFHRPVGRASDGRLIIDFIAGHLGLPYLSPYLDSIGSNYRHGANFATGGATIMRPNESWFDNGVSPFCLEIQVEHYTQFKEKTAYFYKAKNKSFKKMLPRPQDFSKALFIVDIGQNDVAAVLRKSSFELQSAALPNIASQFTAQVQNLYQRGARTFWIHNTGPIGCLPVATVKVQDPVPGYLDEHGCVMNQNEIAIEFNRLLKNEIVELRLKLTEARIIHVDMYRAKHELITNAKNQGFEDPFKICCGHHGIGYDVWCGNKANVNGSEVFAGSCANPSKVISWDGVHYSEAANRWIANHIVDGSFSDPPIPISRACQKA